A window from Triticum aestivum cultivar Chinese Spring chromosome 6D, IWGSC CS RefSeq v2.1, whole genome shotgun sequence encodes these proteins:
- the LOC123146011 gene encoding ribonucleoside-diphosphate reductase large subunit — MYVVKRDGRQEAVHFDKITARLKKLAYGLSQDHCDPVLVAQKVCAGVYRGVTTSQLDELAAETAAAMTASHPDYASLAARIAVSNLHKNTMKSFSETVKVMYTHFNERSGLMAPLIADDVYEIMMKNATRLDSEIIYDRDFDYDFFGFKTLERSYLLKVGGKVVERPQHMLMRVSVGIHKDDIESAVKTYHMMSQRWFTHASPTLFNAGTPRPQLSSCFLVCMKDDSIEGIYDTLSECASISKSAGGIGVSIHNVRATGSYIRGTNGTSNGIVPMLRVFNDTARYVDQGGGKRKGAFAIYLEPWHADIYEFLDLRKNHGKEENRARDLFYALWIPDLFMERVQKNEQWSLFCPSEAPGLADCWGDEFQNLYNKYEREGKAKKIVSAQSLWFEILKAQIETGTPYMLYKDSCNRKSNQQNLGTIKSSNLCTEIVEFTSPDETAVCNLASIALPRFVREKGVPLESHPAKLVGSIGSKNRYFDFDKLAEITSIVTWNLNKIIDINYYPIETARRSNMRHRPIGIGVQGLADTFILLGMPFDSPEAQQLNKDIFETIYYHALKASAEIAAKEGPYETYDGCPVSKGILQPDMWNVVPSDRWDWPAIRGMISKVGLRNSLLVAPMPTASTSQILGNNECFEPYTSNIYSRRVLSGEFVVVNKHLLHDLTEMGIWSPVLKNNIIYDDGSVQKITEIPDDLKAIYKTVWEIKQKTVVDMAVDRGCYIDQSQSLNIHMDQANSGKLTSLHFHAWSKGLKTGMYYLRTRAAADAIKFTVDTSLLKDKKPANAEEEEDLQAKMAQVTCSLNNREDCLSCGS; from the exons ATGTACGTGGTGAAGCGCGACGGGCGGCAGGAGGCCGTCCACTTCGACAAGATCACGGCGCGGCTCAAGAAGCTCGCCTACGGCCTCAGCCAGGACCACTGCGACCCCGTCCTCGTCGCGCAGAAGGTCTGCGCCGGCGTCTACAGGGGCGTCACCACCTCCCAGCTCGACGAGCTCGCCGCCGAGACCGCCGCCGCCATGACCGCATCCCACCCCGACTACGCATCG CTCGCGGCCAGGATCGCCGTCTCCAACCTGCACAAGAACACCATGAAGTCCTTCTCAGAGAC GGTGAAGGTCATGTACACGCATTTCAACGAGAGGTCTGGGCTGATGGCTCCCCTGATCGCTGATGATGTCTATGAGATCATGATGAAG AATGCTACACGCCTGGACAGTGAGATAATTTATGATAGAGACTTCGACTACGATTTCTTTGGTTTTAAGACGCTTGAGAGGTCTTATTTACTGAAAGTTGGTGGGAAGGTTGTGGAAAGACCACAACATATGTTAATGAGGGTTTCTGTTGGGATACACAAGGATGATATTGAGTCTGCTGTCAAAACATACCACATGATGTCTCAGCGCTGGTTTACTCATGCTTCCCCAACCCTTTTCAATGCTGGCACTCCAAGGCCTCAA TTAAGCAGCTGCTTTCTTGTCTGCATGAAAGACGATAGCATTGAGGGAATTTATGATACTCTCTCGGAATGCGCTTCCATAAGCAAATCTGCTGGAGGGATTGGTGTCTCAATTCACAACGTTCGGGCTACTGGCAGTTACATTCGTGGAACTAATGGAACTTCTAATGGAATTGTACCCATGCTACGTGTTTTCAATGACACTGCACGCTATGTTGATCAAGGCGGAGGCAAGAGAAAAG GTGCATTTGCTATATACTTGGAGCCTTGGCATGCTGATATTTATGAGTTCCTTGATTTGAGAAAGAACCATGGAAAG GAGGAGAATCGTGCCAGGGATCTTTTTTATGCTCTCTGGATTCCTGATTTATTCATGGAAAGGGTGCAAAAAAATGAGCAATGGTCATTATTTTGTCCCAGTGAAGCTCCAGGTTTGGCTGATTGCTGGGGAGATGAGTTTCAGAATCTGTACAACAAATATGAAAGAGAA GGcaaagcgaagaaaattgtttcaGCACAGTCCCTCTGGTTTGAAATTTTGAAAGCACAGATAGAAACTGGAACACCATATATGCTTTATAAG GACAGTTGCAACAGAAAAAGTAATCAACAAAATCTGGGCACAATTAAGTCTTCCAACTTGTGCACAGAGATAGTTGAGTTCACAAGTCCCGATGAAACTGCTGTGTGCAATCTGGCATCAATTGCTTTGCCACGTTTTGTAAGAGAAAAG GGTGTTCCGTTAGAGTCCCATCCAGCTAAGCTTGTTGGCAGCATTGGGTCAAAAAATAGATACTTCGACTTTGATAAATTAGCTGAG ATTACTTCAATTGTTACATGGAATCTCAACAAAATAATTGATATCAACTACTACCCCATTGAGACAGCAAGGAGGTCAAATATGAGGCACAGGCCAATTGGAATAGGTGTTCAAGGCTTAGCAGACACTTTTATTTTACTTGGCATGCCATTCGATTCACCAGAG GCCCAGCAGTTAAACAAGGATATCTTTGAGACTATCTATTATCATGCATTGAAAGCTTCTGCTGAAATTGCCGCAAAAGAAGGCCCTTATGAAACTTATGATGGGTGCCCAGTCAGCAAG GGCATTCTTCAACCTGATATGTGGAATGTAGTGCCATCAGACAGATGGGACTGGCCAGCTATACGGGGGATGATTTCCAAAGTTGGGTTAAGGAACTCTCTTCTTGTGGCTCCAATGCCCACTGCTTCTACTAGTCAAATTCTTGGCAACAATGAGTGCTTTGAACCATACACGTCAAACATTTACAGTCGAAGAGTTCTAAG TGGTGAGTTTGTTGTAGTGAACAAgcatctcctccatgatctgactGAGATGGGTATCTGGTCTCCTGTGCTGAAAAACAATATTATCTACGACGATGGCTCTGTCCAAAAGATTACTGAGATCCCAGATGATCTGAAAGCAATTTACAA GACTGTTTGGGAGATCAAGCAGAAAACTGTTGTTGACATGGCCGTCGATCGTGGCTGCTACATCGATCAAAGTCAGAGCCTCAATATCCACATGGATCAAGCAAACTCTGGGAAGCTAACTTCCCTGCACTTCCACGCTTGGTCCAAG GGCCTGAAAACAGGGATGTACTATCTGAGGACACGTGCTGCTGCGGATGCGATCAAATTCACAGTGGACACTAGTCTTCTCAAG GATAAGAAGCCTGCGaatgccgaggaggaagaggatcTCCAGGCCAAGATGGCGCAGGTGACCTGCTCCCTGAACAACCGTGAGGACTGCTTGTCATGTGGAAGCTAG